One Thalassotalea hakodatensis DNA segment encodes these proteins:
- the fnr gene encoding fumarate/nitrate reduction transcriptional regulator Fnr — protein sequence MNNQHCPGQQHIHCQSCSLSELCLPFSLNEQELQTLDNIINRKRPIHKGEQLFHDGDKMTSLYAVRSGTFKTFTINENGEAQITGFHLAGDLLGFEAIALSEHSSFATALETSMVCEIPYKTLDSLSNSMPKLKKQILRMMSSEIKTDQAMLTLLNRKNAEQRLATFLSSLSKRYQERNLSPTEFRLTMTRSDIGNYIGLTVETISRLLNRFHKNNLIVVNGKLITIVDIDKLNACAAL from the coding sequence ATGAATAATCAACATTGCCCCGGTCAACAGCACATACATTGTCAAAGCTGTAGTTTGAGTGAACTTTGCCTACCCTTTTCGTTAAACGAACAAGAGTTGCAAACATTAGATAATATCATCAATCGTAAACGCCCTATTCATAAAGGCGAACAATTATTTCATGATGGCGATAAAATGACGTCGTTGTATGCTGTCCGTTCAGGTACATTTAAAACATTTACCATTAATGAAAATGGTGAAGCACAAATTACCGGGTTTCATTTAGCCGGTGACTTACTTGGATTTGAAGCTATCGCGTTATCTGAGCACTCAAGTTTTGCTACGGCATTAGAAACCTCAATGGTCTGTGAAATTCCTTACAAAACCTTAGACTCTTTGTCTAATTCGATGCCAAAATTGAAAAAACAAATATTACGCATGATGAGTTCTGAAATAAAAACAGATCAGGCAATGTTAACGTTATTAAACCGAAAAAATGCTGAACAACGTTTAGCCACTTTTCTTTCAAGTTTAAGTAAGCGATATCAAGAACGTAACTTATCACCCACAGAGTTTAGACTAACAATGACGAGAAGCGATATCGGTAATTATATTGGCTTAACCGTTGAAACTATCAGCCGATTGCTCAATCGTTTTCATAAAAATAATCTTATTGTCGTTAACGGCAAGTTGATCACTATCGTTGATATTGACAAGTTAAATGCGTGTGCTGCACTATAA
- a CDS encoding sulfite exporter TauE/SafE family protein yields the protein MTLDYFSAFLIGILGAGHCIGMCGGISSMLTAAVKQHSRKSFYFVAAYNIGRIFTYSFLGLIAGFTGSLGIKALGLPVISLKFIAGFFLILLGLYIGQWLFWLNRVEKLGRTLWQKLQPISKHLLPIDSTPKALGLGMLWGWLPCGLIYSTLTWSIAAGNAIDGMAIMFFFGVGTLPALLTVSLGFQTITVLFKKLWIRRLIALGLICYGIFTLNVAYQLLF from the coding sequence ATGACTCTTGATTATTTTTCAGCGTTTCTCATTGGCATACTTGGTGCTGGACACTGTATTGGCATGTGCGGTGGTATATCGTCTATGTTAACCGCTGCTGTTAAACAGCACAGTAGGAAATCTTTTTATTTTGTTGCCGCTTACAACATAGGAAGAATTTTCACCTATTCATTTCTCGGGTTAATTGCAGGCTTTACCGGCTCACTTGGTATTAAAGCCTTAGGGTTACCTGTGATATCCCTAAAATTTATCGCTGGTTTTTTCCTTATTTTATTAGGTCTATACATAGGGCAATGGTTATTTTGGCTTAATCGCGTTGAGAAATTAGGCCGTACTCTTTGGCAGAAACTTCAACCTATTTCTAAACATTTACTGCCAATTGATTCTACACCCAAAGCTTTAGGATTAGGCATGCTCTGGGGCTGGCTTCCCTGTGGTTTAATTTATTCGACATTAACCTGGTCAATTGCTGCAGGCAATGCAATAGACGGTATGGCCATTATGTTTTTCTTCGGCGTCGGTACCCTTCCAGCATTGTTAACCGTTTCGTTAGGCTTTCAAACAATCACCGTTTTGTTTAAAAAATTGTGGATTCGTCGTTTAATTGCGTTAGGTTTAATTTGTTATGGCATATTTACACTTAACGTTGCATACCAACTCTTGTTTTAA
- the ccoS gene encoding cbb3-type cytochrome oxidase assembly protein CcoS, translating to MSVIYVLIPIAILLTALGIYLFFWAVKSDQFDDLEKQGLSILFEDDKNNTVENSKSKDKQETSQNDS from the coding sequence ATGAGTGTTATTTACGTACTTATCCCTATCGCTATTTTATTAACAGCACTAGGTATTTACCTATTCTTTTGGGCAGTAAAGTCTGATCAGTTCGACGACCTAGAAAAACAAGGATTAAGTATTCTTTTTGAAGATGACAAAAATAACACCGTAGAAAACAGTAAAAGTAAAGATAAACAAGAAACATCTCAAAATGACTCTTGA
- a CDS encoding heavy metal translocating P-type ATPase, whose protein sequence is MHTSCFHCGEPIPKGLSLVVTIDNKPQPMCCVGCEAVAQTIVDNNLTDYYRFRTESAPKGEALIPEQLKKRTLLDEESLQSEFIYQDGQCKEAILTVEGINCAACAWLIEMQINQLPGVVNINVNATTQRATIRWHHSDIKLSEILIAIEKIGYQALPFKASDAEQANQIQSKAFIKRLGISGILMMQVMMIAVGLYFGAFSDMAEHFVVYLRYASLVLTVPIVTYGAFIFYIGAYNALKAKRLSMDVPVSIAIILAFIASAWATIYQTGEVYFESVSMFTFLLLIGKFLEFRARNRAAEVSANLLKLMPMTATKSVNNQEQYVVARKLLPKDIVIVKPGEVIPADGVITQGNSPINEAMLSGEQLPVDKSVGDTVFAGTINGDGNLLVEVKQAGSSSFLSQLIRVSEASQAHKPKIAQLSDKIAQYFVAVILLTAIGTAIYWQQHMPSEAFWITLSVLVATCPCALSLATPTALTCGTTRLNRSGIMIKSSHVMETIPEINTIAFDKTGTLTTGDFNIANIQILDNSYSKEMVLAYAANLESHSEHPIAKAFTRFRDFSITSEQISIDAGSGISGVIDGKDVKIGKPSWIFSADVPHALSTFSCIVSINNQPIAAIALIDNIRDEAESVIHTLKAQHINTIMLSGDNASGCEKVQQRLQLDYVHSQLTATEKMHTLKAMQHKNTIAMVGDGINDTPVFGAAHVSIAMGSGTEIAKSGADVILLNNRLTSINLLRKVALKTKHIIWQNYGWAFGYNAIVLPLAVCGYITPYMAVIGMSLSSILVITNSLRLLKVK, encoded by the coding sequence ATGCACACTTCTTGTTTTCACTGCGGTGAACCTATTCCAAAAGGTTTATCGCTGGTTGTTACGATAGATAATAAGCCACAGCCAATGTGTTGTGTTGGTTGTGAAGCTGTCGCACAAACTATTGTTGATAATAATTTAACAGATTATTACCGTTTTAGAACAGAGTCAGCCCCCAAGGGCGAAGCACTTATTCCAGAACAACTTAAAAAGCGCACTTTGCTTGATGAAGAAAGCTTACAAAGCGAATTTATATATCAAGACGGCCAGTGCAAAGAAGCTATTTTAACCGTTGAGGGAATAAACTGCGCAGCCTGCGCTTGGTTGATTGAGATGCAGATTAATCAATTACCCGGCGTGGTAAATATCAATGTTAATGCGACAACTCAACGCGCTACCATTCGTTGGCATCATAGCGATATTAAGCTTAGTGAAATTTTAATCGCTATTGAAAAGATTGGCTATCAAGCCCTACCTTTTAAAGCGAGTGATGCTGAACAAGCCAATCAAATTCAAAGTAAAGCGTTTATTAAACGATTAGGTATTTCTGGTATCTTAATGATGCAAGTAATGATGATTGCTGTCGGCTTATATTTTGGGGCCTTTAGCGATATGGCAGAGCATTTTGTGGTTTATCTTAGATATGCCAGCTTAGTGCTTACTGTGCCCATTGTTACTTATGGTGCCTTTATCTTTTATATCGGCGCTTACAATGCCTTAAAAGCAAAGCGTCTTTCCATGGATGTACCCGTTTCCATTGCCATTATATTGGCTTTTATTGCCAGCGCATGGGCGACCATTTACCAAACGGGTGAAGTCTATTTTGAGTCAGTCTCAATGTTTACCTTTTTATTGCTCATTGGTAAATTTTTAGAGTTTAGAGCACGTAATAGAGCTGCAGAGGTTTCTGCTAATCTATTAAAGTTAATGCCAATGACCGCAACTAAATCAGTCAATAATCAAGAACAATATGTTGTTGCTCGCAAACTATTGCCGAAAGATATTGTGATTGTAAAACCTGGTGAGGTGATCCCTGCTGATGGCGTTATCACTCAAGGTAATAGTCCAATCAATGAGGCAATGCTTTCTGGTGAACAACTCCCCGTTGACAAAAGCGTGGGCGATACTGTTTTTGCTGGCACTATTAACGGCGATGGCAACTTACTCGTTGAAGTAAAACAAGCAGGAAGTTCATCCTTTTTAAGTCAGTTAATTAGGGTCAGTGAAGCATCCCAAGCTCATAAACCCAAAATTGCACAACTATCAGATAAAATTGCACAATATTTTGTCGCGGTGATATTACTCACCGCAATTGGCACTGCTATATATTGGCAACAACATATGCCGTCCGAAGCGTTTTGGATTACCTTATCGGTATTAGTAGCCACTTGTCCTTGTGCATTATCACTAGCTACCCCAACTGCATTAACATGCGGGACAACTCGATTAAATCGTTCAGGTATTATGATTAAGTCTTCACATGTCATGGAAACGATACCCGAGATCAACACTATTGCTTTTGATAAAACCGGCACGTTAACAACCGGCGACTTTAATATTGCAAATATACAAATATTAGACAACAGCTATAGTAAAGAGATGGTTCTTGCTTACGCTGCAAACTTAGAATCGCATTCCGAGCACCCTATTGCAAAAGCTTTTACTCGCTTTCGAGACTTTAGCATAACCAGCGAACAAATAAGCATAGATGCTGGCAGTGGTATTTCAGGAGTTATTGACGGTAAAGATGTTAAAATTGGTAAACCCAGTTGGATTTTCTCCGCAGATGTTCCACATGCTTTATCAACTTTTAGCTGTATAGTTTCGATAAATAACCAACCCATTGCAGCCATTGCATTAATCGATAATATCAGGGACGAAGCAGAAAGTGTTATTCACACACTTAAAGCTCAACACATTAACACTATCATGCTTTCTGGTGATAACGCTTCTGGCTGTGAAAAAGTACAACAAAGACTTCAATTAGATTATGTACATAGCCAATTAACAGCGACTGAGAAAATGCACACGTTAAAAGCAATGCAGCATAAAAATACTATTGCTATGGTAGGTGATGGTATTAATGACACCCCTGTATTTGGTGCTGCACATGTATCAATCGCCATGGGTAGCGGCACTGAAATTGCGAAAAGTGGTGCTGATGTTATTTTGCTAAACAATCGTTTAACGTCAATTAATTTACTACGAAAAGTCGCGTTAAAAACCAAGCATATTATTTGGCAAAACTATGGATGGGCTTTCGGGTATAACGCGATTGTATTACCATTAGCAGTATGTGGGTATATTACACCATACATGGCGGTGATCGGTATGTCATTAAGTTCAATACTGGTCATCACTAATTCGTTACGATTATTAAAAGTGAAATAA
- a CDS encoding FixH family protein encodes MKTPWYKEPWAWLVFFLPFSAVVAGITTVIIANTDPDPLVVGDYYKKGKAINLEISKIKLAQKLGMKFDLKLDNQVLVIKPTGIDTEFPLLNVNFYHPTLKDKDFYFALTPDASGHFRQYIEQEVKGKWRVTIAPFEEHWKIQNVITLPQSDFIEITPKAIEAH; translated from the coding sequence ATGAAAACACCTTGGTACAAAGAGCCTTGGGCTTGGCTCGTATTTTTTCTTCCGTTCTCTGCTGTTGTTGCAGGTATTACCACAGTTATTATTGCCAATACTGATCCTGACCCTTTAGTGGTAGGCGATTATTATAAAAAAGGTAAGGCTATTAACTTAGAAATATCTAAAATAAAGCTCGCACAAAAACTGGGAATGAAGTTTGATTTAAAACTTGATAACCAAGTACTCGTCATTAAACCAACGGGGATAGATACAGAATTTCCGTTACTTAACGTTAATTTTTACCACCCAACGTTGAAAGACAAAGACTTTTATTTCGCCTTAACACCTGATGCTTCAGGTCATTTCAGACAATATATTGAACAAGAAGTTAAAGGAAAATGGCGAGTTACTATTGCGCCTTTTGAAGAACATTGGAAGATCCAAAACGTTATTACCTTACCCCAATCTGATTTTATCGAGATAACACCTAAGGCTATTGAAGCTCATTAA
- the rne gene encoding ribonuclease E: MKRMLINATQSEELRVALVDGQQLYDLDIESPGHEQKKANIYKAKITRIEPSLEAAFVDYGAERHGFLPMKEIAREYFPSGYTFQGRPNIKDVLTEGQEVIVQIDKEERGQKGAALTTFISLAGSYLVLMPNNPRAGGISRRIEGDERSDLKASLSKLNLPKGMGLIVRTAGVGKDYEELEWDLSVLLHHWSAIETAAESRPAPFLIHQESNVILRAIRDYLRRDIGEILIDRPKIFESVRSHIEVVRPDFMSKVKLYTNDVPLFTHYQIETQIESAFQREVRLPSGGSIVIDPTEAMTSIDINSARATKGGDIEETAFNTNLEAADEIARQLRLRDLGGLVVIDFIDMTPVRHQREVENRMRDAVKADRARIQLGRISRFGLLEMSRQRLRPSIGETSQGVCPRCNGTGHVRGVESLALSVLRLMEEEAIKDNTQQVQAQVPVPVATYLLNEKRRSVMHIEKHHSVHVLIIPNPNLVTPQYEVIRVRKDESIAEASYQTPVIEAKPELAVMPKFDKKAAQKDEPLLQGISAPKQAPVSQTKAAPEVKNQPSLFAAIGKWLSSLFSTEETKKEEPKKPQHKNGKRDYERRGGQRNRNQRNKRNHERRPDKRNEKPNVEQSDKVNKQHKKPQQPKHTKPKEEKIAEKRQRRNVRKKVRIADQNNTANEDKQPIKKQPAKKVEDVQNNTVNTKNADVKDSKALAAVVETTSEDASNKKGKEERTRNRRSPRHLRSHGQRRRQNTNEEQQNTKATLDPVEARYPEAIAQEAQSVEVQQDLPLEHASAKENTVSQETVKAETVVDEQNNVEETASTNASVETVKSAPEATTESETLDNKPEKVEQPTSSHAKVNSEPVTLDHDVKTLATDNSDKTLQNTDTVDVEKTTVKPEVSEADSSQTKVTDNQKPTASKPKATAKAKKANGSTKAKPRIKGHAFAAMFKPSTIHETGELPTASATIEERVKVNSSGKTALRKHATSTSQSGPVKP, encoded by the coding sequence ATGAAAAGAATGTTAATCAACGCTACACAATCGGAAGAATTGCGTGTAGCGCTAGTTGATGGTCAACAACTATATGATTTGGATATCGAAAGTCCAGGTCATGAGCAAAAAAAAGCCAATATCTATAAAGCAAAAATCACGCGTATTGAACCTTCATTAGAAGCTGCATTTGTTGATTACGGTGCTGAGCGTCACGGCTTTTTACCGATGAAAGAAATTGCTCGCGAATACTTCCCTAGCGGTTATACCTTTCAAGGACGTCCTAATATAAAAGACGTACTTACCGAAGGCCAAGAGGTCATCGTACAAATTGATAAAGAAGAGCGAGGTCAAAAAGGCGCAGCCTTAACTACGTTTATTTCTTTAGCCGGTAGTTATTTAGTATTAATGCCAAATAACCCGAGAGCAGGCGGCATTTCTCGCCGTATCGAAGGTGACGAACGTTCAGATTTAAAAGCTTCGTTAAGTAAATTAAACCTACCTAAAGGTATGGGATTAATTGTTCGTACCGCTGGTGTTGGCAAAGACTATGAAGAACTTGAATGGGACTTGAGTGTACTTTTACACCATTGGAGTGCTATTGAAACAGCTGCAGAGTCACGCCCTGCTCCCTTTCTAATTCATCAAGAATCAAATGTTATTTTACGCGCTATTCGTGATTATTTACGTCGCGACATCGGTGAAATACTAATTGACCGCCCTAAGATATTTGAAAGTGTACGTAGTCACATTGAAGTTGTACGACCTGACTTTATGAGTAAAGTTAAGTTATACACCAATGATGTACCGTTATTTACGCATTACCAAATAGAAACCCAAATCGAATCTGCATTTCAACGTGAAGTAAGGTTACCATCTGGTGGTTCAATCGTTATTGATCCAACCGAAGCCATGACTTCTATCGACATTAACTCTGCTCGTGCTACCAAAGGTGGAGATATTGAAGAAACTGCATTCAATACTAACTTAGAAGCTGCAGATGAAATAGCACGTCAGCTACGTTTACGTGATTTAGGTGGTTTAGTCGTTATCGACTTTATCGATATGACCCCTGTACGCCATCAACGTGAAGTTGAAAACCGTATGCGCGATGCTGTCAAAGCTGATAGAGCGCGTATTCAACTTGGTAGAATCTCGCGTTTTGGTCTTCTTGAAATGTCAAGACAACGTTTACGTCCATCAATTGGTGAAACCAGTCAAGGCGTATGTCCTCGTTGTAATGGTACTGGCCATGTGCGTGGCGTAGAATCGCTAGCCTTATCAGTATTACGTTTGATGGAAGAAGAAGCCATAAAAGATAATACTCAACAGGTACAAGCACAAGTTCCTGTGCCCGTTGCTACGTACTTATTGAATGAAAAGCGTCGTTCGGTAATGCACATTGAAAAGCATCATAGCGTACATGTGTTAATTATCCCTAATCCGAACTTAGTAACGCCGCAATACGAAGTTATTCGCGTTAGAAAAGATGAATCTATTGCGGAAGCAAGTTATCAAACACCGGTGATTGAAGCGAAACCAGAATTAGCGGTTATGCCGAAATTTGATAAAAAAGCTGCGCAAAAAGATGAGCCATTATTGCAAGGTATATCTGCACCTAAACAAGCTCCTGTTAGCCAAACTAAAGCGGCACCAGAAGTTAAAAACCAACCAAGTTTATTTGCCGCAATTGGCAAATGGTTATCTTCATTGTTTTCTACCGAAGAAACAAAAAAAGAAGAGCCTAAAAAACCACAGCATAAAAATGGTAAACGTGATTACGAGCGTCGAGGCGGTCAGAGAAATAGAAACCAACGCAATAAGCGCAACCATGAGCGACGCCCAGATAAACGTAATGAAAAACCAAATGTTGAACAAAGCGACAAAGTAAATAAGCAACATAAAAAACCTCAACAGCCGAAGCACACTAAGCCCAAAGAGGAAAAAATTGCTGAGAAAAGACAACGTCGAAACGTTCGTAAAAAAGTACGTATTGCTGATCAAAACAATACGGCTAACGAAGATAAACAACCGATTAAAAAGCAACCGGCTAAAAAAGTTGAAGACGTTCAAAATAATACGGTTAACACTAAAAATGCTGACGTTAAAGACTCAAAAGCATTAGCAGCAGTCGTTGAAACAACATCAGAAGACGCCAGCAATAAAAAAGGTAAGGAAGAACGCACTAGAAATAGACGTTCACCGAGACACTTGCGCTCGCATGGACAACGCAGACGTCAAAATACTAATGAAGAGCAACAAAATACTAAAGCAACATTAGACCCAGTAGAAGCACGTTATCCTGAAGCTATCGCTCAAGAAGCTCAATCTGTTGAAGTTCAACAAGATTTACCTTTAGAACACGCTTCAGCAAAAGAAAACACTGTCAGCCAAGAAACAGTAAAAGCTGAAACTGTTGTTGATGAACAAAATAATGTAGAAGAAACAGCTAGCACGAACGCTTCTGTTGAAACGGTAAAGTCAGCACCAGAAGCAACCACTGAATCTGAAACTCTTGATAATAAACCTGAAAAAGTGGAACAACCTACCTCATCACACGCTAAAGTGAACAGTGAACCTGTAACTCTAGACCACGATGTAAAAACGTTAGCAACGGATAATAGCGATAAAACACTTCAAAACACTGATACTGTTGACGTTGAAAAAACAACAGTAAAACCTGAAGTATCAGAAGCTGATTCAAGCCAAACAAAGGTAACGGATAACCAAAAACCAACAGCAAGTAAGCCTAAAGCAACCGCTAAAGCTAAAAAAGCTAATGGTTCTACTAAAGCTAAACCACGAATTAAAGGTCATGCTTTTGCTGCTATGTTTAAACCATCAACTATCCATGAAACTGGTGAATTACCAACTGCATCGGCAACTATTGAAGAACGCGTAAAAGTTAACAGCTCAGGTAAAACAGCTCTACGCAAGCATGCTACTAGTACAAGTCAATCAGGCCCGGTTAAACCTTAG
- the rluC gene encoding 23S rRNA pseudouridine(955/2504/2580) synthase RluC, whose product MNDTTKPQVRFITVDGEDAGQRIDNFLLKTLKGVPKSMIYRLLRKGEIRVNKKRTKPDYKLKDEDILRIAPIRVSEKSAPVSTQLNVVANLEKQILFEDDRLIVINKPSGMAVHGGSGVNFGLIEALRALRPDARMLELVHRLDRDTSGCLVVAKKRSALRNLHEQLRNKKVQKFYHALVKGRWSAKITRVTEGLKKNDLKSGERIVVVDNINGKESETRFKVIQHYKDATLVRAFPVTGRTHQIRVHCQTKGHPIACDAKYGHPEFDAQMRAHGLDRLFLHAASIEFTHPLTEKRIKVEAPLAPSLDALLSKLTVAKTS is encoded by the coding sequence ATGAACGATACAACAAAACCTCAAGTTCGATTTATTACTGTTGATGGTGAAGATGCAGGACAAAGAATCGACAATTTTTTATTGAAAACCCTTAAAGGGGTTCCTAAAAGCATGATCTATCGCCTTTTACGAAAAGGTGAAATTCGTGTAAACAAGAAACGTACTAAGCCTGATTATAAATTGAAAGACGAGGATATACTGCGTATAGCGCCTATTCGCGTTTCAGAAAAGTCAGCGCCTGTTTCAACGCAACTTAATGTTGTGGCTAACCTCGAAAAACAAATTTTATTTGAAGATGATCGGTTAATCGTGATTAATAAGCCATCAGGTATGGCCGTTCACGGTGGCAGTGGCGTAAACTTTGGATTAATCGAAGCATTAAGAGCGTTACGTCCAGATGCTCGCATGCTTGAGCTTGTTCATCGTTTAGATCGTGATACATCTGGTTGTCTTGTGGTGGCTAAAAAACGTTCGGCACTTAGAAATCTTCATGAACAGCTTCGTAATAAAAAAGTTCAGAAGTTTTACCATGCATTAGTGAAAGGGCGTTGGTCAGCAAAAATAACTCGTGTTACAGAAGGTTTAAAGAAAAACGACTTAAAATCCGGTGAACGCATTGTTGTGGTTGATAACATTAACGGTAAAGAATCTGAAACACGTTTTAAAGTGATTCAGCATTATAAAGATGCAACACTGGTTCGTGCATTTCCGGTGACCGGTAGAACACATCAAATTCGTGTGCATTGTCAAACTAAAGGACACCCGATTGCGTGTGATGCTAAATATGGGCACCCTGAGTTTGATGCTCAAATGAGAGCGCATGGATTAGATCGTTTATTTTTACATGCTGCAAGTATTGAATTTACGCATCCGTTAACGGAAAAACGTATTAAAGTAGAAGCGCCACTAGCACCATCGCTTGATGCATTACTATCAAAGTTAACTGTCGCCAAAACGTCATGA
- a CDS encoding HAD family hydrolase gives MKDYQLIIFDWDGTLMDSIARIVSSIRALAQVNELIIPNESAIKGIIGLSLEEAIVTLFPTANGATIEQLKTGYKKHYIELDPTPTPLYSNAEQLLTALTQQGKMLAVATGKAKTGLQRVMRETNLTRFFNHVRCGCECHSKPHPQMLEQLLVECNVPPESAVMIGDSMLDMEMAKRAGVDSIGITHGVHNQEQLSMFQPKAIVGSLVELQSLLR, from the coding sequence ATGAAAGATTACCAATTAATTATATTTGATTGGGACGGCACGTTAATGGATTCTATCGCGCGGATAGTTTCATCAATCCGTGCACTTGCTCAAGTTAACGAACTGATAATACCCAATGAAAGCGCGATAAAAGGCATTATTGGCTTGAGCTTAGAAGAGGCTATAGTGACATTATTTCCAACGGCGAATGGTGCAACGATTGAGCAACTTAAAACGGGTTATAAAAAACATTACATTGAATTAGATCCAACGCCTACGCCTTTATATTCAAATGCTGAGCAATTACTCACCGCGTTAACTCAACAAGGTAAAATGTTAGCTGTTGCAACGGGAAAAGCCAAGACCGGCTTACAGCGAGTGATGCGTGAAACTAATTTGACTCGCTTTTTTAACCACGTAAGGTGTGGTTGCGAATGTCACTCGAAACCACATCCTCAAATGTTAGAACAATTATTAGTTGAATGTAATGTGCCGCCAGAGAGTGCCGTCATGATAGGGGATTCCATGCTTGACATGGAAATGGCGAAACGTGCAGGGGTTGATAGTATTGGTATTACCCATGGGGTGCATAACCAAGAGCAGTTAAGTATGTTTCAGCCAAAAGCGATCGTGGGTTCTTTAGTCGAGCTACAATCGTTGTTGAGGTAA
- a CDS encoding LysM peptidoglycan-binding domain-containing protein, with translation MKYLSFPLSALVILTGCQTISDNNTKQAPKNQIPEHIAQQIASPVDVSHALLADETADVIHPVEDVDIPLEDNIILDDGIWQRIRNQLVFQVPENRRVTVQRNWYAKHQAYLDRVAKRAEPFMHFIVQEIEAAGIPMDIALLPIVESAFDPFAYSHGRASGMWQFVPGTGTRFGMKQNWWYDGRRDVVASTKGAIKYLKYLHKFFDGNWMHALAAYNSGEGRVQRAIRNNKKRNKPTDFWSLDLPRETRAYVPKLLALADLVKRPKEFKLSLYKIADKPVISVVDIGSQLDLAKAAELANLTLKELQHLNPGFNRWATDPKGPHYLVLPDNKVSAFKSGLNKLSKKERLAWQRYKIKRGDSLGIIANRFNTDIGVIKQVNNIRGTQIREGKHLLIPVAAKSLDKYILSSEQRLAKKQNYPRGSEKLTHIVKSGDTFWDLSRAYGVNYRKLAAWNGMAPRDALRIGQKLVVWRKSKVTTAATPSSDAIVRNITYRVRKGDSFARIANKFNVTIKEIERWNNLSRKKYLQPGQKLKLAIDITKAI, from the coding sequence ATGAAGTATTTAAGTTTTCCTCTTTCCGCACTCGTGATTTTAACCGGTTGTCAAACGATCAGTGATAACAACACGAAACAAGCGCCGAAAAATCAAATACCTGAGCATATAGCTCAGCAGATAGCATCTCCAGTAGATGTTAGTCATGCACTATTAGCAGATGAAACAGCAGATGTTATTCATCCAGTTGAAGATGTAGACATTCCTTTAGAAGATAACATCATTTTAGATGATGGTATCTGGCAAAGAATTCGTAACCAACTTGTCTTTCAAGTCCCCGAAAATAGACGCGTTACTGTGCAAAGAAACTGGTACGCAAAACATCAGGCCTATTTAGATCGAGTAGCAAAGCGCGCAGAGCCATTTATGCACTTTATTGTGCAAGAGATTGAAGCAGCCGGTATCCCCATGGATATCGCATTATTACCCATTGTAGAAAGTGCATTCGATCCGTTTGCCTATTCTCACGGAAGAGCTTCTGGCATGTGGCAATTTGTCCCAGGTACGGGAACACGTTTTGGCATGAAACAAAACTGGTGGTACGACGGTAGACGTGATGTCGTTGCATCAACAAAAGGCGCAATTAAATATTTAAAATATTTACATAAATTCTTCGATGGTAATTGGATGCATGCTTTAGCAGCATATAATTCTGGTGAAGGCCGAGTTCAGCGTGCGATTAGAAACAACAAAAAACGCAATAAACCAACCGACTTTTGGTCGCTCGATTTACCCAGAGAGACACGGGCTTATGTGCCAAAACTATTAGCGTTAGCTGATCTGGTTAAAAGACCTAAAGAGTTTAAACTATCCCTTTATAAAATTGCCGATAAACCGGTTATATCAGTAGTGGATATCGGTTCACAACTTGACTTAGCAAAAGCCGCAGAATTAGCTAATTTAACATTAAAAGAGCTTCAACATTTAAACCCAGGGTTTAACCGTTGGGCAACAGATCCTAAAGGCCCACATTATTTAGTATTACCTGATAACAAGGTATCTGCTTTTAAATCAGGGTTAAATAAATTATCCAAAAAAGAGCGATTAGCTTGGCAGCGCTATAAAATAAAGCGAGGTGACAGTCTTGGTATCATTGCAAACCGTTTTAACACGGATATTGGCGTGATCAAGCAAGTTAATAACATTCGAGGCACACAAATCCGTGAAGGTAAACACCTTTTAATCCCAGTAGCCGCAAAATCTCTAGATAAATATATTTTATCAAGTGAACAACGACTCGCAAAAAAACAAAACTATCCCCGAGGTTCAGAGAAGTTAACACATATTGTTAAATCAGGAGACACCTTCTGGGACTTAAGCCGAGCGTATGGTGTAAATTACCGTAAGCTTGCAGCATGGAATGGTATGGCACCACGAGACGCTCTCAGAATAGGGCAAAAATTAGTTGTTTGGCGTAAATCAAAAGTAACTACAGCTGCCACACCTTCAAGTGACGCTATTGTGAGGAATATCACGTATCGGGTAAGAAAAGGCGACTCCTTTGCACGAATCGCCAACAAGTTTAATGTAACCATTAAAGAAATTGAACGTTGGAATAACTTAAGCCGTAAAAAGTATTTGCAACCAGGTCAAAAGTTAAAGCTTGCTATCGATATCACCAAAGCTATTTAA